One segment of Streptomyces sp. YIM 121038 DNA contains the following:
- the proP gene encoding glycine betaine/L-proline transporter ProP, producing the protein MAASRFQADPGADPLAPGADPEAVKRHRLLFRTVRRRRNPPPRRTDVTVTDDAAVRRAVKAASLGNAMEWFDFGIYSYLAVTIGHVFFPSGNSTVQLLSSFATFAVSFLVRPLGGMVFGPMGDKVGRKKVLALTMILMAAGTFAIGLIPGYATIGFWAPVLLILFRMVQGFSTGGEYGGASTFIAEYAPDKRRGYFGSFLEFGTLAGYVGAAGLVTILTTVLDDGAMEAWGWRVPFLVAGPLGLVGLYLRLRLDETPAFQKLTDESHHPASDAASAVETSAKGDLTRIFREHWRPLVLCVALVGAYNIAHYTLLSYMPTYLTDELGYDDTHGLVILIVTMLALMLVISRVGALSDRFGRKPLLMTGMAGFLVLPVPAFLLIKQGALVAVAAGVLMLGLSLVCLLGTMSATLPALFPTPVRYGSLSVGYNLSASLFGGTAPLVITALIGVTGSDMMPAYYSMAAAGVGIAAVACLKETARRPLSGSPPCVETEEEAADLVEERAAAPQF; encoded by the coding sequence ATGGCGGCCAGCAGGTTCCAGGCCGACCCGGGGGCCGACCCCCTCGCTCCCGGCGCCGACCCGGAGGCGGTGAAGCGTCACCGCCTCCTCTTCCGCACGGTGAGACGGCGCCGGAACCCACCCCCGCGGCGCACCGACGTCACCGTCACCGACGACGCGGCGGTGCGCCGCGCGGTGAAGGCGGCGTCGCTCGGCAACGCCATGGAGTGGTTCGACTTCGGCATCTACAGCTATCTGGCCGTCACCATCGGGCATGTCTTCTTCCCGTCCGGGAACAGCACGGTCCAGCTGCTTTCGTCGTTCGCCACCTTCGCGGTCTCGTTCCTGGTCCGGCCGCTCGGCGGGATGGTGTTCGGGCCGATGGGCGACAAGGTCGGCCGCAAGAAGGTGCTGGCCCTGACGATGATCCTGATGGCGGCGGGCACCTTCGCCATCGGCCTGATCCCCGGCTACGCCACCATCGGCTTCTGGGCGCCGGTGCTGCTGATCCTCTTCCGCATGGTGCAGGGCTTCTCCACCGGCGGCGAGTACGGCGGCGCGTCCACCTTCATCGCCGAGTACGCGCCGGACAAGCGGCGCGGCTACTTCGGCAGCTTCCTGGAGTTCGGCACGCTCGCCGGGTACGTGGGCGCGGCGGGCCTGGTCACGATCCTGACGACCGTGCTCGACGACGGCGCCATGGAGGCGTGGGGCTGGCGCGTGCCGTTCCTGGTGGCGGGCCCGCTCGGCCTGGTCGGGCTGTATCTGCGGCTGCGCCTGGACGAGACCCCGGCGTTCCAGAAGCTCACGGACGAGAGCCACCACCCCGCGTCGGACGCCGCGTCCGCCGTCGAGACCTCCGCCAAGGGCGATCTGACCAGGATCTTCCGCGAGCACTGGCGGCCGCTGGTGCTGTGCGTCGCCCTGGTCGGCGCGTACAACATCGCCCACTACACGCTCCTGTCGTACATGCCGACGTATCTGACCGACGAGCTGGGCTACGACGACACGCACGGTCTGGTGATCCTCATCGTGACGATGCTCGCGCTGATGCTGGTGATCAGCCGGGTCGGCGCGCTGTCCGACCGCTTCGGCCGCAAGCCGCTCCTGATGACCGGCATGGCGGGCTTCCTGGTGCTGCCGGTCCCGGCGTTCCTGCTGATCAAGCAGGGTGCGCTGGTCGCGGTCGCGGCGGGCGTGCTGATGCTCGGCCTGTCCCTGGTGTGTCTGCTGGGCACCATGTCCGCGACGCTGCCCGCGCTGTTCCCGACACCGGTGCGCTACGGCTCGCTGTCGGTGGGCTACAACCTCTCCGCCTCGCTGTTCGGCGGCACCGCGCCGCTGGTGATCACCGCGCTGATCGGCGTCACGGGCTCGGACATGATGCCCGCCTACTACTCCATGGCGGCGGCGGGCGTCGGCATCGCCGCGGTCGCCTGCCTGAAGGAGACGGCGCGGCGGCCGCTCAGCGGCTCGCCGCCGTGCGTCGAGACCGAGGAGGAGGCCGCCGACCTGGTCGAGGAGCGGGCCGCGGCACCCCAGTTCTGA
- a CDS encoding DUF3618 domain-containing protein, which yields MSDADARTPAQIEADIKLRREQLAETLDEIGVRVHPKTIVGDAKAKVAASVDNTLGRAYVGANRFVSDVRGQLVSADGQPRLERIVPVALVVVGLVGLLAVGSRRRKG from the coding sequence GTGTCGGATGCGGATGCCAGGACCCCTGCGCAGATCGAGGCGGACATCAAGCTCCGGCGCGAGCAGCTCGCCGAGACCCTCGACGAGATCGGGGTGCGGGTCCACCCGAAGACGATCGTCGGCGACGCGAAGGCGAAGGTCGCGGCCAGCGTGGACAACACCCTCGGGCGGGCCTACGTCGGGGCGAACCGCTTCGTCTCCGACGTGCGCGGTCAGCTCGTCTCGGCGGACGGCCAGCCACGCCTGGAGCGGATCGTGCCGGTGGCCCTGGTGGTCGTGGGTCTCGTGGGGCTCCTCGCCGTCGGATCCCGGCGCCGCAAGGGCTGA
- a CDS encoding co-chaperone GroES: protein MLHDRVLVRQDTAEGERRSGGGILIPATAAVGRRLAWAEVVAVGQNVRTVEPGDRVLYDPEDRAEVEVRGTAYVLMRERDLHAVAADRFEGSEDSTGLYL from the coding sequence ATGCTGCACGACCGCGTGCTCGTGCGCCAGGACACCGCCGAGGGCGAGCGGCGCTCCGGCGGCGGCATCCTGATCCCGGCGACCGCGGCCGTCGGCCGCCGGCTCGCCTGGGCGGAAGTCGTCGCCGTCGGGCAGAACGTGCGCACGGTGGAGCCGGGCGACCGGGTGCTCTACGACCCGGAGGACCGGGCCGAGGTCGAGGTGCGGGGCACGGCGTACGTGCTGATGCGCGAGCGCGACCTGCACGCGGTGGCCGCGGACCGCTTCGAGGGCTCGGAGGACTCCACGGGGCTCTATCTGTAG
- the bcp gene encoding thioredoxin-dependent thiol peroxidase, translated as MSERLQPGDTAPAFSLPDADGKQVSLADHKGRKVIVYFYPAALTPGCTKQACDFTDNLDVLAAAGYDVIGVSPDKPEKLAKFREKENLKVTLVGDPAKETLEAYGAFGEKKLYGKTVTGVIRSTVVVDEDGKVEHAFYNVKATGHVAKIIRDLGI; from the coding sequence ATGAGCGAGCGACTGCAGCCCGGCGACACCGCCCCCGCCTTCTCCCTGCCCGACGCCGACGGCAAGCAGGTCTCCCTCGCGGACCACAAGGGCCGCAAGGTGATCGTGTACTTCTACCCGGCCGCCCTGACCCCCGGCTGCACCAAGCAGGCCTGCGACTTCACGGACAACCTGGACGTGCTCGCGGCCGCGGGCTACGACGTCATCGGGGTGTCCCCGGACAAGCCGGAGAAGCTCGCGAAGTTCCGCGAGAAGGAGAACCTGAAGGTCACGCTGGTCGGCGACCCGGCCAAGGAGACCCTGGAGGCGTACGGCGCCTTCGGCGAGAAGAAGCTGTACGGCAAGACGGTGACGGGCGTGATCCGCTCGACCGTCGTCGTGGACGAGGACGGCAAGGTGGAACACGCGTTCTACAACGTGAAGGCGACCGGCCACGTGGCCAAGATCATCCGCGATCTCGGCATCTGA
- a CDS encoding multidrug efflux SMR transporter, which translates to MAWVLLIVAGLLEVGWSIGMKFTEGFTRLWPSVFTGAGIVASMVLLSYAAKTLPIGTAYGVWVGIGAAGAAVVGMVALGEPTTAARIFFVCLLLVAVVGLKATSGH; encoded by the coding sequence ATGGCCTGGGTCCTGCTCATCGTCGCCGGTCTGCTCGAAGTCGGCTGGTCGATCGGCATGAAGTTCACCGAGGGGTTCACCCGCCTGTGGCCCAGCGTGTTCACCGGCGCGGGCATCGTCGCGAGCATGGTCCTGCTGTCGTACGCGGCCAAGACGCTCCCCATCGGCACGGCCTACGGCGTGTGGGTCGGCATCGGCGCCGCGGGCGCCGCGGTGGTCGGCATGGTCGCCCTGGGCGAGCCCACCACCGCGGCCCGGATCTTCTTCGTGTGCCTGCTGCTCGTGGCCGTCGTCGGCCTGAAGGCGACGAGCGGCCACTAG